One Mycolicibacterium doricum genomic window, GCCCGCCGAACTCGGTGAGCTGACCGGCCGTGACGAGGACCGCGAGGTCGACCTCGTCGCCGTGCGCACCGTCATCGCCTCGCTGGAAGACAAACCCGCCGACGGGTACGACGCCTATCTGCGGTTGCACCTGCTCTCTCACCGGCTGATCCAGCCGCACGGCGCGAACGTGGACGGCATCTTCGGTGTGCTGGCCAACGTCGTGTGGACGAACTACGGCCCGTGTGCGGTGGACGGCTTCGAGACCGTCCGCGCCCGGCTGCGCCGCTGCGGCACCGTCACCGTCTTCGGGATCGACAAGTTCCCGCGGATGGTCGACTACGTGACCCCGGCGGGGGTCCGCATCGCCGACGCCGACCGGGTGCGCCTGGGTGCGCACCTGGCGGCGGGGACGACGGTGATGCACGAGGGGTTCGTGAACTTCAACGCCGGGACGCTGGGTTCGTCGATGGTTGAGGGCCGGATCTCGGCCGGTGTGGTGGTCGGCGACGGATCCGACG contains:
- the dapD gene encoding 2,3,4,5-tetrahydropyridine-2,6-dicarboxylate N-succinyltransferase translates to MTSAAGIGLATIAADGTVLDTWYPAPELGADLGESGTVRMSVAEVPAELGELTGRDEDREVDLVAVRTVIASLEDKPADGYDAYLRLHLLSHRLIQPHGANVDGIFGVLANVVWTNYGPCAVDGFETVRARLRRCGTVTVFGIDKFPRMVDYVTPAGVRIADADRVRLGAHLAAGTTVMHEGFVNFNAGTLGSSMVEGRISAGVVVGDGSDVGGGASIMGTLSGGGKEVISVGKRCLLGANAGVGISLGDDCVVEAGLYVTAGTKVQTSDGQTVKARELSGVNNLLFRRNSLSGAVEVVRRDGTGITLNEALHVN